GACCGGAGGGGCGGGCGTCAGTGCGGGATCGCGTCGATCAGTTCCTGGGCGCCCTGGCGCTTGAGGGCGAGGGCGGTGGAGGTGCCCAGGTCCTCGGGGGAGAGGGCGCCGGCCCACTCGTGGGCGTCCAGGATCCGCTTCCCGTCCGGCGAGAAGACCCGGCCCCGCAGCGAGAGCCGCCCGTCCGCCTCGGCCCGGGCGTACCCGGCGATCGGGGAGTTGCAGTGCCCCTGCAGCACGTGCAGGAACATCCGCTCGGCCGCCGCCTCCCGCCATGTGTCGCGGTGTCCGAGCCCGGAGACGGCGTCGATGGTGGCGGTGTCGTCCTCGCGGCACTGCAGCACCAGGATCCCGGCCCCGATCGGCGGGCACATCGCGTCCGTCCCGAGCACCTGGGTGATCCGGTCGGCCTGCCCGATCCGCTCCAGCCCGGAGACGGCCAGCAGCAGCGCGTCCGCCTCGCCCGCCGCCAGCTTCGCCAGCCGGCTGTTGGCGTTGCCCCGCATCGGCACGCAGACCAGGTGCGGGTGCGAGGCGGCGATCTGGGCGATCCGCCGGACCGAGGACGTACCGATCCGGCTGCCCGGCGGCAGCTCGTCCAGGGTCAGCCCGCCGGGGTGGACCAGGGCGTCGCGGATGTCGTCGCGGCGGAGGTGGGCGGCGAAGACGGTGCCGGCGGGCAGCGGCCGGTCGGCGGGGATGTCCTTGAGGCAGTGGACCGCGAGGTCGGCCTCGCCGGCGAGCAGGGCGGCGTCCACCTCCTTGGTGAACGCGCCCTTCCCGCCGAGCGCGGCGAGGTCGCCCATCCAGCGGTCACCGGAGGTGGTGACCGGCACCACCTCGGTGGCGATCCCCGGGTGCAGGGCGGCGATTTCGGCGCGGACGCGCTCCACCTGGGCGAGCGCCATGGGGGAGGAACGGGAGACGATCCGGATCAGCTCGGTGGAGGCCATGCCCCAGATGATAGGCCGTCAGCTCGCAGA
The window above is part of the Kitasatospora sp. HUAS MG31 genome. Proteins encoded here:
- the hemC gene encoding hydroxymethylbilane synthase — its product is MASTELIRIVSRSSPMALAQVERVRAEIAALHPGIATEVVPVTTSGDRWMGDLAALGGKGAFTKEVDAALLAGEADLAVHCLKDIPADRPLPAGTVFAAHLRRDDIRDALVHPGGLTLDELPPGSRIGTSSVRRIAQIAASHPHLVCVPMRGNANSRLAKLAAGEADALLLAVSGLERIGQADRITQVLGTDAMCPPIGAGILVLQCREDDTATIDAVSGLGHRDTWREAAAERMFLHVLQGHCNSPIAGYARAEADGRLSLRGRVFSPDGKRILDAHEWAGALSPEDLGTSTALALKRQGAQELIDAIPH